From a single Raphanus sativus cultivar WK10039 chromosome 3, ASM80110v3, whole genome shotgun sequence genomic region:
- the LOC108845772 gene encoding protein transport protein Sec61 subunit beta, producing the protein MVGSGAPQRGSAAAAASMRRRKPSGSGGGGASGGAAGSMLQFYTDDAPGLKISPNVVLVMSIGFIAFVAVLHVMGKLYFVK; encoded by the coding sequence ATGGTGGGAAGTGGAGCTCCACAGAGAGGAAGTGCAGCCGCAGCTGCTAGCATGCGTAGGAGGAAGCCTAGTGgaagtggaggaggaggagcctcTGGTGGTGCAGCAGGATCCATGCTTCAGTTCTACACGGATGACGCACCCGGTCTCAAGATCTCCCCTAATGTCGTCCTTGTCATGAGCATCGGTTTCATTGCCTTTGTCGCTGTCCTTCATGTCATGGGCAAGCTCTACTTTGTCAAGTGA
- the LOC108845914 gene encoding uncharacterized protein LOC108845914, translated as MNKWETLETKQKFRDLYCKLNKFETFISGSNYSFWGSKSGSNYSTTGIREIASEYSVYEDVVFTKIKESVNVAASHPLMSGTLAFGVGIFALKKTRRFVYYNTLRMFLSEEALLSRADLRVKELRQSMDRLTAES; from the exons ATGAATAAATGGGAAACATtagaaactaaacaaaaattcagGGACCTATATTGTAAATTAAACAAATTTGAAACTTTTATATCCGGGTCAAACTATTCTTTTTGGGGGTCAAAATCCGGGTCAAACTATTCAACCACTGGTATTAGAGAGATTGCTTCTGAGTATAGCGTTTACGAGGACGTGGTATTTACGAAGATTAAAG AGAGTGTAAACGTTGCTGCATCTCATCCGCTAATGTCAGGAACCTTAGCCTTTGGTGTTGGGATCTTTGCTCTGAAAA AGACGAGAAGATTTGTTTACTACAATACTCTACGAATGTTCTTAAGCGAAGAG GCTTTGCTTTCTAGAGCAGATCTTAGAGTAAAAGAGCTGAGACAATCAATGGATCGTCTTACAGCCGAAAGTTAA